In Sphingomicrobium sediminis, the genomic window ATGCGCTTCGAAGCGCCCATCGCATTGGTCGGGCGCACCGCCTTGTCGGTCGAGACGAGGACCATCAGCGCAGTGCCGGCGGCCTCGCAGCCCATCGCGACATTGAGGGTCGAAATGACGTTGTTGCGCACGCCCTCCACGAGATTTTCCTCGAACAGCGGGACATGCTTGTAGGCTGCGGCATGATAGACGATGTCGGGACTGGTGGTCCGGAACAGGCGATCGCAGCTATCCTTGTCCGAAAGGTCGACAAGGCGGGGCATGATCTCGACGTCAGCGTCATTGGCGGCGACCCAGCCTGCCAGCTCGCGCTCGATCATGTAGAGATTATACTCGCTCATCTCTGCAAGGATGATCCGCTTGGGACGCTGCTCGATGAGCTGGCGGCAAAGCTCCGACCCGATCGAGCCGCCGGCGCCTGTCACCATCACCGTGGCCGCGCGGGCCTGGTCGAGAAGGTGGGGCAGGGGATCCACCGGATCGCGGCCGAGAAGATCGTCCACCTTGATGGTGCGAAGGTCGCTGACGGCCACCTTGCCGGTTGTCAGCTGGTCGATCGAGGGCAGCAGCCGGATCGGCAATTCGGGATTGATCGCATGAACGCGGTCGTAGAGGGCGCGCGTACGGCTGCGCACCGACTTGGAAATGGCGAGATAGAGCTCGTCGATCGACCATTCGCGGACAAGTTCGTCGAGTTCGGCCTGCGACAGCACGGGAACGCCGTCGATCGAGCGGCCCTGATGTTCGCCTTCAGGATCGACGAAGCAAACGAGGACTTGGCCGGCTTCGGAACGGATGCTGTCGGCTAGTGCGCGGGCGCGGCGACCGACGCCGAAGATGGCGAGGCGCTTCGTGGTGAGTGTAGCGACCTGGGTCGGGAGGGCGCGCAGCAATAGGAACGCCGCCACGACACGGCTACCGACAAGGCCGAAGAAGAACAGCAACGGTTGGAGCACCGCCGTGGTGCGCGGCACGTCAGGCGGCTGGAAGAAGCCCAGCAACAGGACGAGGCCGATCATCATGGTCGCGCAAGCGAGCAGCAGGCGAAGCGTACCCTGGCCGCCGAAATAGCGAAGGATCATCTCATAGGTGCGGAATTTGACGAGCGCGATCGCCCACAGAACCATCGCCAAGGCGAACAGCATCAGCAATGCGGGGACCTTGACCGAGAATTCGCCGAGACGAATGACAAAGGCGAGATAGCAGGACAGCGCGAGGATCGCGATGTCGCTGGTCATGACGATGAGCACGCGTACGCCCGGCGCAAGCGACAGCATGCGCCTTAACATTGAACTCATGCCGTGGCCGAAACTTGTGCTCACCGCGTCTACCGCCCCGAAATCTTGGTCAGGATCTTCTGGACACCGCGCTTGGGCAGCGGCTTGTAGACATAGTCGTAATAGCCATAGCCATAGCCGGCGCTGTGGCTCGGCACCTTGGTCATGATGACGCCCGAAATCTGCGCACCGACATGTTTAAGGCGACGCAGCGCCGAGCGCGCCATTTCGGTGCGGGTCGTCTCCGATTCCACAACGAATACGGTTTTCTGTGTCGCCCGCGCGAGCAATTGGGCGTCGGCAAGGCCCATGACGGGCGGGCCATCGATAATGACATGGTCAAAATGCTCGCTTGCCAGCTTGACCAGTTCGCCAAGGCGTGGACCGCTCAGCAGTTCCACGGGGTTGGGCGGACTGTCGCCCGAGAAGACGACTGAGAAGCCGGTGTCCGTGGGTTCGAAGAAGATTTCAACATGCGTGGCTTCTTCCTTGAGCCACTCTGCAAGGCCCTTGCGATCCTGGCCATCCAGAAGGCGGCCAAGTGTCGGCTTGCGCATGTCGCCGTCGATCAGCAGGACCTTCTGGCCCAGCATGGCGAGATGCGTCGCCAGCGCGCGGGCGCTGATCGACTTGCCCTCGCTCGGACGGCTGCTGGTCAGCAGCATCGACTTGGGCAGGCCCTTGTGGGTCGCGAATTTGAGGGTGGTGAGGATGGAATAATAAGCCTCGGCAAGCGCCGAACGCTGATCTTCCATACCGATGTCGATCTCGTCGGTGCCGACCATTGGCGTTGCGCCATGGAGCGGAAGGCCGAGCTTGGCCTCGACATCTGCGGGGGTCATGCCGCCATCGGCGACCTTGGCCAGCACGGCAACGGTGCCGCCCGACAGCGACAGGCCGAAGATGAGGCCCATGACGAGATAGAGCGGGATGTTGGGCGAGGAGGGGCCACCGGGCACGGTGGCTTCGTCGACGATCGAGATATTGTTGTTCCCGATGCCGCTCGCAACGCCGATTTCCTGATATCGCGAGAGCAGGGCTTCGTAGATCGAACGGTTGGTGTCGACTTCGCGCTCGAGGACGTTGACGCCGACCGAGCGCGATTGCTGGTCGAGCAGGTTGGCGGTCAGCGAATCCACCTGGCCGCGAAGGCGGTTTTCGGCGGCGAGCGACTGGCGATAGCGGTCTTCGAGATCGCGATTGACCGAGCTGGTCACCCGACTTTCCTCGATGGCGATCGAATTGTCGACGTCGGCAATCTGCGCCTGCAGCGCCTTGACCGCCGGATATTCGGGGCCGAAATCGCTTTCCAGTTTCGACAGTTCGGCGCGAAGGTCGCTGCGACGATTGCGGAGGATCTGGAGCGTGTCATTGTCGAGCGAGGTCGTCGCTGCGCGGCCGCCACTATTGGCGCGGAAATCGGCTTCTGCGGTGACGCGCGTCGCGGTGGCCTGGGCGAGGCGGTTGCTCAGCTCGCGAAGGCGCGTTTCCGCCAGCGTTTCCTGACCAGAACCGGCGCGTCCGCCATTCATGCGGATGAGACCCTGTTCGCGCGCATATTCGGCGACCTTGGCCTCTGACGCCTCGAGCGCTTCGCGGCTCGCTTCCAGCCTTTCGGCCAGGAAGGAGCGGGCATAGTCGGTCGATTCATAGCGCCGGTCGAGGTTCGACTGGCGATAATTGGTGGCCAGGCTGTTGGCGATTGCGGCCGACATTTCAGGGTCGCCCGACGTGATGACGAGATCGACAATGCTGGAATCGAGGATCGGCGAGATAGCCGTTCCGCCCTGGACGATGGCGGTTGCGCGCTCGAAACGTGTATCGCCATCGAAGTCGGCAACATTCTCGACCGTTTCCGGATCATAGCCGGCGAGGAATTCGAGATCGTTGGCAAGGTCGAGATCCTCGACCACCTTTTCCGCCAGTGTGCGGCTGCGCAGCAGTTCGTACTGGGTCTGGTAGAACTCATAGTCGAAAATGTTCACATCGGTTTCGATGTCGCCAATGTCGGCGAGATTCGACGTGGTGCGCAGGATTTCGATCCGTGTGGTCGCGCTATATTCACGCGGCGCTAGCATCGCGAGCAGGATGGCGATGACGATCGAGACCGAGGTGATCGCAAGGATCAGCCACTTCCAGCGCCAGACGAGCTTCCAGACGTAGGAAACGAAACTGGTCGGCCCGAAGCCAACTGGTTGGGGCTGCGTTTGTTCGAGGAATTGCGCCGGCAGGGGATGGTCGCCGCCGGGACCGCTCGGAACAGGCAGGGGGTTCTGGTCTTGCGCCATGGGTCAGAGCACCGGAATGAAACGGCCGAGAATGCTGCCGCCGCCCGTGTCGCGCAGGAAGCGACGGGTCCCGCTTTCACCGACGACGACGAGGTCGTTGCCATAGACGCGCGGGTCGGCGACGCGACCGCCGCGAATATCGTTGAGGTTGAACATGGCGGCCATCTTCTCGCCATTCACGGTACGGAAGACGACGACGTTGGTCTCGTCGGCCACGGTGCTCGCTCCGCGGGCCGTCGCGATGGCGCGCAGCAGGGTCATGTTGCCGATGACCGGATAGATGCCGGGTTGCGTGACCGCGCCGTCAACGGTGACGACGTTGGCGCGCACTTCGGTCAGGTTCACGACGACCTGCGGATCCTTGATGAAGCGACCGCGCAACTTGTCGGCGATTTCGGTGGAGAGTTCGCTGGGCGTCTTGCCCCCAGCCTGCACGACACCGATCAGCGGCATGGCGAACTGGCCCGACGCATCGATCACGGCTTCGCGGTTCAATTCGTCGGCATTGAAGACCGAAACGCTGATTTCGTCGGTCGGCCCGATGCGATATTCGGTAAGGTCGACGGCGGTTTCGCTGACATCGGGCGCGGGCAGCTCGTCGGTGACGGTAACGGCGGTGGACTGGCTCGACAGGCGCGGCGTGCCGCCACAGGCTGCCAGGCAGATTGCCAGCATGATCGTTGCGATAGTCTTGAAGTTCATCGTCATCCCCGCCCCGGGCCTGTGCAGCCCCTTGGCACCTCTTCAGTGGCTCGAAGACCGATCCCACTGATTTGTTCTAAAAGAAGAATGGTTTCCAAGCCGTTAACTCTAATTAGTCGGATCGGAAAGCTGTTCGACGCGCCAATCGTCAATTCGCAGATCGACCGTGGCTGTCCCGTCACTCTCTAGCCGCCACTCTTGCACTGCACAATCGAGCAGAATTGTGACCGGTTCGGGGCCGAAAACTGCATTTACGCCGGACCGGCCCGCGCGCAGGACGGCCCGAGCTTCGGTCTCGCCTGGACAATAGAGGGCAAGGCGTGCAGCATCGGCGCCGCCGTCCACTTCGCCACCCAGCATGACTTCATAGCGACCCGGTTCGAACACCGTCGTGCGTCGGGCGAGCGGCGCAGCGATGCCGGCCCCCGCTTCCAGCCGGATCGAGTTTCGCACGGGCCGGGCAAGCAGCCCGTTGGCGGCCTCATAGCGCCAAGCGAGTGTGTCGACTTCGGGGAAGAGGCGGTGCTGCCAGTCGTCCAGCGCAAACAAGGTGGCGTGACGTCCGTTGGCAGCGGCCTCGCGGCCACCGCGGGTCAACTGATAGAGGATCTGCCCCTGTTCGTCAGGCGTGATCGGCCCTTGCCGTGCTGCGAGTTCGTCGCTGAGCGCCAACATGCCGTCTATCTGCACGTCGGTGAGCGGCGGGTTGAGATAGAGCCAGCGTCGCGCATTGCTGCCCGGTTCAAGTCGGCTCACCATTTCGGCGCGGAATTCGGGATCCAGCGAGGCGACGAAGGTCGCCTGTCGACCGAAGAATGTGGCTGGATAGGCGCGCATCATCGCCTCGGCATGATCGACAGCGCTCTCAGTATCCTCGTCGATCAACGCGAGTTGCAGCGCCGCATATTGAATGAACTCGGGACGCCAATCGAGCGAGGCGGCAAAGCGCATCGCCGCATCTTCCTCGTCGGGCTCGAGTGAGTTTTCACGATAATTCTGCGCGATGACGGCGAGGGCGATCGCATTGAGCGGGGTAGCACGGAGGGATTGCTGCGCCGCTTCGACCGCTTCGTCGCGGCGATTGTCCTGGCTGAGCACGAGAGCGTGGCGGGCCAGCGCATCGCCGTGCAGCGGCGAGAGCGCGGATGCGCGCGTCCATTGGCCATTCTGGTAGGCGGCATCGGCACTGGCCATTTTGTACGCCGCTGGCATCAGCGCGATCACGCCAAGGCCGGCAACCCCGGCAATCACCATATGCGCCGTCTTGCGTTGGGGCTTCGAACGCCGTTGTTCCCATGGTGCGATTAATCCGATCAGCGCCAATACGCAGAGCGCCGCCACCGCATCGGTCCGCAGCGGGAAATCGACGACCGATTGCGCCGCGATCAGGACCAGCATGGCGACGGGCAGGAAGGCACGTTCGGCTTTGTCTGGCCGCTTACGGATCGAGCGTACGACCAGCCAAAGAAATGCCGCAAGGACCAGCAATCCAATCAGACCACCTTCGAGGACCCACTGCAGCCAGTCATTATGCGCCTCGTTGAAATAGACGGTCGTTACGAGGTCAAGTGGTTCGGCTCGAGCCCAAGCTGGGCCGAACGCACCCCAGCCAACGCCGAGCGGGAAGGATTCGCGGATCATCGCGGCGAGTACGGGCACGGCTTCGCCTCGTATGCCGCTTTCGAGACCCAAGGGGTGACGAAATGCGAGCAGGAGCATCGCGATTCCGGCCATTGCGACAAGCGGCAAAACCAGCTTGCGGCGAGCGAGCAAATTCGGGCGACGCGCCTCCGATAGTGCGAGAAGAAGCACTGCGACGACACCGATGGCAATGGCGCCGCGCGAATCTGTCAGGACGATGGCCAAGAAGAGAAAGCACACCATTCCCACGAGAGCGATGTTGCGTCCCGGAAACCCCGCGATGATGCCCTGCATGCCGAGCACCAATATGGTAAGCGCCAGAAATGTGCCCTGAAAATTCGGGTTGGCAAAAAGCCCGGCAGCGGTTCCGGGAACCTCGCCCCACGGGTGCAGCAAATCGCGACCGGGCGCGAGGCTCTGGAGGAAAATCAATGCCGCACCGGCAAGCGCCGCAATAAGCCCGAGCCGCAGGGCATTGCGATAGGGTGTCCGGCCCAACGAGCCTCCGAAGCCAAGCAACAAGGCGGCAGGCAGGGCAAACGCGCCCATGAACCTCAGCGTGTCGAAGGGAGATAAGGACCACCGCAACGTCGCATCGTCCAACTTCGCGAGTTCGAGGCTGTATGAGGCTGCAGCCCACGGACGCAGGTCTTCCAACCATGACGCCGAGAGCGCGGGGAGTTGGACAAGGGCGGAAGCAAGCACCAGCGAGATGAGCGCGACGAACGGCCATACGCCCGGCGCAATCAGCCTTGCTCCCGTGAAATGGCGAGCGAGAAACCAGCCCGATGAACCGACGGCTAGCGGAATGAGGAGGCGATCGACGCTTGCGCCGGCATCACCGCCGCCGCCGGCAAGGAAGGCGAAGCCGAGCAAGGCTGCCAGCAGGAGCTGGTCGATGAGATCACCCGAGGCGCGCAGGCGGGCGCGATGGGTATCCGACAGGCTTGGCAAGATGGCGCTCCCCCGACCGCTGGACCGTTCAGCCCATGTCACGCGGGTTTTGGCTCTCGGTCAAGGGCCGCCTTAACGGCTCATCGGGGCTTGCTGGTTGTCGTTCTGCAGCGTTGCAATGGTGGCGATCGTCGCCAGATAGGCGGCGCCGACGATGATCTTGCCGGTGCGATCGCTGAAGATGGCGGCGCCGCGACGCGGCGCTTCGACGACGCATACCCAATCGGTGACTTCCTCATCCCAGATGAGGTGCCATTCGCGATTGCGCTCATCCTCTTCCTCGATGCGGTCGCATTCGTCGATCTGGAGCTGAGTGGGGCGCGTGATGTTGTGCGCCTGCGCCGAACCGGGTGCAGCCAACATGCTGGCGGTGCAACCAAGCACCAATCCGATCTTCAACGCCTTCATCACTGAGAAATCCCCACCTAATTTTCACCCGGCAAGATACTGGCCGGTTAATCTGGCTCCCACAATAATAAGGCGGCCTGATCAAGGCCACCGAAAATTTAGTACTCCAAGATGAAATATGCACCGAACAGCGTCACAAAATTGTTAACGGTGCGATGCAACGCGGAATGGGGGGGGGAGATAAATGCTTCCTGCCCTTATATGATGATAAGCCCACTCTGCTTCAAAACCCGCTGATGGGGAGGGAAAGGTGGCACGTGGTATCGCCGCCGGTCAAAAGCGCAGCACAAATCAAACTAGCGAAAAGAGGTTAAATCTGATCAGGTCGCGCTGATTTTTCAGCGTTCACCGGCATGGTGCTCCAAATGGGAAAGCTAGACCTGATCTCTTTAACCTCTCCAAAATAGTGTCACTCAAGCTGGCGATTCTCGCCCCTCTTTTCGGCTACCTAGGCCAATTTCCTTAGCTGATCTGTGAGCCTCTCTTACGAAGTCTACGAGGTCCTCTTGCATTCTTCGCAGATCGTCGTCCCGTTCATCTCTTGGCTTGGGAAGTGCTCCCATCCCTTTCAGCATCTGAAACAGCTTCAGCTGCTCTGAGATCTTCAGCTCTGGAATTCTTGATAGTCCGAGCCTAGCAGGGGGCGTGTGCAATCAGAAGATGTAATAGCGCCGACTGCGCATTGCTCGGCGCTTCACAAATGTGAGCGAACCCGCGCTCTCAAAATGAAAGCGAGCGAGACCGGTTGTTAAGGGGTCTCGGGGCAGAGCGCCCCCTTCCTTATACCGCCTGCTTTTCACAGCCCGCGAAAAGTAGAGAAGCCCCTCCTGCGCCGCATCGGGGGCTTCATTCTTCATGAGTTGGATTATGTTCGGCCAAACCCAGGCGCGATAACGCGGTCTGTCGATGCACTCTTCTTCCCACCTCAAGAATAAAGCGCTTTATGGCACTGGACCCGATACGTCCGCTATCGGGTCGTGAGCCGACCAGCCGCTTTTGGCCAACGATTGAACAAAGCGACCAGTCAGCTTTCAGGATGAAGCCTAAGTCCGTTCAATGGCGGCTACGACGGTGGAAAGCGGACGTTCACATTTATCGCTTCTATCCTCAGCCTTAGCTTTTATCGCCCTATAGCTCGCCCGTGTTGATACTATTCCTGCCGCTGGCGAAATCGGGCGAGAAATGGTTCGACGACCTCCCCATAGTAGGCCCAGATGTCCGAGGGGAATTCATCGCCGAAGGGATACGGCACCACCGTCATGTCGCTGAATGTTGCCTCCAGCCGTTCGCGTGTGGATGCCGCAAGAGCGTTGTGAGGATGAGAGCCGAAGTAAGTTCTCAATCGGTCTACCCGATCTGCGTCTCCGAAGACGCTACAAGGGTAATTTGATGTAACTTCAGAACAGTCGGCGTCTTCATCCTCGAACGCAAAAAGGTTGGCCCACATCCAAGCCCCTTCAAAGCTGGGAGGCGAAGACAGATAAAGTAGCGGCACGTCAATCTGCGCGCCTTCCTCCGATAGAAAATGCGGGATGGCCCCGGAAAACCGAGATAACGTCAATTCATCAATTCTCTCATCCGTTGCACCCATATCTCTGGCGCCGCGCCACCAACCAGATGCGAATGCGAACGCGTCTTCATTGTCAAAGTCGAAAGGCAACCAAGGTGTAGGTTCGAATAATGCCATCGCAATCATACGTTCAGGGTGGTGCTCGGCTATCCAATAAATGTCATTCTGAGCCGGATTGCGTCCTATGAAGACAGCCCTTTCGACACCTTCTTTTGACAACATGGCCAAAACATCTTCGGCATAGGTCGCGACGTCATACCCCACACCAGGATCTTCCGTGGCACCATACCCTCGACGGATCGGGACGAAAACACGATGCTGTTTGGCCAAGGTCGCTACGAAATTGCGATGACGCGATCCGCGCTCGATCCACTGTTCCTGGATATCACCTTCCCACTTCGGTGCAGGATCGAAATAGTCGTGCATGTCTTGCATGATGACGACTGCAACGCCTTCGTCGCCAGCTCGATACACTTGCATCTTGATCACGCCAGTTTCGACCGTGGTGTCCCGCACGCTGTCAGGCCACCATTGCGGCCGAGCAATAGCTTCTGGCCCGGATGTGATCGTCATGGCGGCAGCAATGAGGCCGATCGATGACATGGTTTTCTGTCTCCCGCCCAGGTAACCAAACTTTATGGTGAATCGGTACACTTCCGCAATGGATGCGTTGGCTGCTGGTCCGCATTAGGAGATCGGAGCCCGCTTAATCTCTGTTGGTGATTTCAGAGACTTGCTTTTGAACCTCCGCTTCTAAGATAGCCTCAAAATCCCCTAACCACGACGCATGATGGTGCCAGATTCGCCAACCATCTGCCTCGCGGCGAAAGACAAAACTTCGGCGGTTGTCGAGATTGGGACCAAGAACAAAGCTGACAATAGCCACATCTCCGCGATGGTCCACACGGAGTGAAACCGGATCGATTTCTAAAACATCGTCTTCGGAAGCTTGTCGACCACCAAAAAACTTATCGAAAGTTGCTAGGATCTCGTCGCGACCATTTAAGCGACCTGGTCCGGCATCACCGATCAATAGCGGCAGGAATGCCGTGGCGTCTTCGGCCCACATCTCATTGAAGCACTCTTGATCAAGTCTGGTGAAGGCATAAAGAAAACGCTCAGCTGCGACCCTTGGGCCCAACTCAGGATCCGGCGGGCACGGGAGTTCAGCTAGGTTTATTGCGGGACTAGGTTGCTCGTCGGCTACTGCGACACCGCCAAGTGTCGAACAACACCAACCCGTGCAGATCAGTGAAGAAAGC contains:
- a CDS encoding polysaccharide biosynthesis protein is translated as MLSLAPGVRVLIVMTSDIAILALSCYLAFVIRLGEFSVKVPALLMLFALAMVLWAIALVKFRTYEMILRYFGGQGTLRLLLACATMMIGLVLLLGFFQPPDVPRTTAVLQPLLFFFGLVGSRVVAAFLLLRALPTQVATLTTKRLAIFGVGRRARALADSIRSEAGQVLVCFVDPEGEHQGRSIDGVPVLSQAELDELVREWSIDELYLAISKSVRSRTRALYDRVHAINPELPIRLLPSIDQLTTGKVAVSDLRTIKVDDLLGRDPVDPLPHLLDQARAATVMVTGAGGSIGSELCRQLIEQRPKRIILAEMSEYNLYMIERELAGWVAANDADVEIMPRLVDLSDKDSCDRLFRTTSPDIVYHAAAYKHVPLFEENLVEGVRNNVISTLNVAMGCEAAGTALMVLVSTDKAVRPTNAMGASKRMCELVVQARAAVQSDTRYTAVRFGNVLGSSGSVVPLFREQIKHGGPVTLTHRDVTRYFMMIPEAAQLVLQAAAMSEGGETFLLDMGEPVKIADLARRMVALSGRTLKDENNPTGEIEIVETGLRPGEKLYEELLIEPGAETTEHPRIVRAQEDYLPWAELKNEIDLMKRAILIGDEEALRFMLVKLVAGFGGEETVEIEHEATSDEEPETKVA
- a CDS encoding GumC family protein; this encodes MAQDQNPLPVPSGPGGDHPLPAQFLEQTQPQPVGFGPTSFVSYVWKLVWRWKWLILAITSVSIVIAILLAMLAPREYSATTRIEILRTTSNLADIGDIETDVNIFDYEFYQTQYELLRSRTLAEKVVEDLDLANDLEFLAGYDPETVENVADFDGDTRFERATAIVQGGTAISPILDSSIVDLVITSGDPEMSAAIANSLATNYRQSNLDRRYESTDYARSFLAERLEASREALEASEAKVAEYAREQGLIRMNGGRAGSGQETLAETRLRELSNRLAQATATRVTAEADFRANSGGRAATTSLDNDTLQILRNRRSDLRAELSKLESDFGPEYPAVKALQAQIADVDNSIAIEESRVTSSVNRDLEDRYRQSLAAENRLRGQVDSLTANLLDQQSRSVGVNVLEREVDTNRSIYEALLSRYQEIGVASGIGNNNISIVDEATVPGGPSSPNIPLYLVMGLIFGLSLSGGTVAVLAKVADGGMTPADVEAKLGLPLHGATPMVGTDEIDIGMEDQRSALAEAYYSILTTLKFATHKGLPKSMLLTSSRPSEGKSISARALATHLAMLGQKVLLIDGDMRKPTLGRLLDGQDRKGLAEWLKEEATHVEIFFEPTDTGFSVVFSGDSPPNPVELLSGPRLGELVKLASEHFDHVIIDGPPVMGLADAQLLARATQKTVFVVESETTRTEMARSALRRLKHVGAQISGVIMTKVPSHSAGYGYGYYDYVYKPLPKRGVQKILTKISGR
- a CDS encoding polysaccharide biosynthesis/export family protein; amino-acid sequence: MNFKTIATIMLAICLAACGGTPRLSSQSTAVTVTDELPAPDVSETAVDLTEYRIGPTDEISVSVFNADELNREAVIDASGQFAMPLIGVVQAGGKTPSELSTEIADKLRGRFIKDPQVVVNLTEVRANVVTVDGAVTQPGIYPVIGNMTLLRAIATARGASTVADETNVVVFRTVNGEKMAAMFNLNDIRGGRVADPRVYGNDLVVVGESGTRRFLRDTGGGSILGRFIPVL
- a CDS encoding O-antigen ligase family protein, whose translation is MPSLSDTHRARLRASGDLIDQLLLAALLGFAFLAGGGGDAGASVDRLLIPLAVGSSGWFLARHFTGARLIAPGVWPFVALISLVLASALVQLPALSASWLEDLRPWAAASYSLELAKLDDATLRWSLSPFDTLRFMGAFALPAALLLGFGGSLGRTPYRNALRLGLIAALAGAALIFLQSLAPGRDLLHPWGEVPGTAAGLFANPNFQGTFLALTILVLGMQGIIAGFPGRNIALVGMVCFLFLAIVLTDSRGAIAIGVVAVLLLALSEARRPNLLARRKLVLPLVAMAGIAMLLLAFRHPLGLESGIRGEAVPVLAAMIRESFPLGVGWGAFGPAWARAEPLDLVTTVYFNEAHNDWLQWVLEGGLIGLLVLAAFLWLVVRSIRKRPDKAERAFLPVAMLVLIAAQSVVDFPLRTDAVAALCVLALIGLIAPWEQRRSKPQRKTAHMVIAGVAGLGVIALMPAAYKMASADAAYQNGQWTRASALSPLHGDALARHALVLSQDNRRDEAVEAAQQSLRATPLNAIALAVIAQNYRENSLEPDEEDAAMRFAASLDWRPEFIQYAALQLALIDEDTESAVDHAEAMMRAYPATFFGRQATFVASLDPEFRAEMVSRLEPGSNARRWLYLNPPLTDVQIDGMLALSDELAARQGPITPDEQGQILYQLTRGGREAAANGRHATLFALDDWQHRLFPEVDTLAWRYEAANGLLARPVRNSIRLEAGAGIAAPLARRTTVFEPGRYEVMLGGEVDGGADAARLALYCPGETEARAVLRAGRSGVNAVFGPEPVTILLDCAVQEWRLESDGTATVDLRIDDWRVEQLSDPTN
- a CDS encoding alpha/beta fold hydrolase, giving the protein MSSIGLIAAAMTITSGPEAIARPQWWPDSVRDTTVETGVIKMQVYRAGDEGVAVVIMQDMHDYFDPAPKWEGDIQEQWIERGSRHRNFVATLAKQHRVFVPIRRGYGATEDPGVGYDVATYAEDVLAMLSKEGVERAVFIGRNPAQNDIYWIAEHHPERMIAMALFEPTPWLPFDFDNEDAFAFASGWWRGARDMGATDERIDELTLSRFSGAIPHFLSEEGAQIDVPLLYLSSPPSFEGAWMWANLFAFEDEDADCSEVTSNYPCSVFGDADRVDRLRTYFGSHPHNALAASTRERLEATFSDMTVVPYPFGDEFPSDIWAYYGEVVEPFLARFRQRQE
- a CDS encoding YybH family protein, giving the protein MGVGILKRLLLSSLICTGWCCSTLGGVAVADEQPSPAINLAELPCPPDPELGPRVAAERFLYAFTRLDQECFNEMWAEDATAFLPLLIGDAGPGRLNGRDEILATFDKFFGGRQASEDDVLEIDPVSLRVDHRGDVAIVSFVLGPNLDNRRSFVFRREADGWRIWHHHASWLGDFEAILEAEVQKQVSEITNRD